From a region of the Streptomyces tirandamycinicus genome:
- a CDS encoding nucleotide sugar dehydrogenase, with protein MNICVVALGKIGLPLAVQFAAKGHKVIGADVNEKVVELVNAGTEPFPGEHDLDVKLKQAVDAGLLSATTDTAAAVAQSEAVVVVVPLFVDAEGTPDFGWMDSATQAIAKGLKPGTLVSYETTLPVGTTRTRWAPMLEQGSGLTAGEDFHLVFSPERVLTGRVFADLRRYPKLVGGIDEASTARGVEFYEQVLDFDERGDLPQPNGVWDLGTAEASELAKLAETTYRDVNIGLANQFARFADKNGIDVKKVIEACNSQPYSHIHQPGIAVGGHCIPIYPRMYLWNDPEATVVRSAREANAAMPEYAVDLLAAAYGDLAGVNVLVLGAAYRGGVKETAFSGVFGTVEALKARGAVPFVSDPMYTAEELAAHGLTPHRGEKVTAAVLQADHAEYRELAASDLPDVTVLVDGRRTTDPTRWEGVRRVVIGG; from the coding sequence ATGAATATCTGTGTAGTCGCGCTCGGCAAGATCGGGCTTCCGCTCGCCGTGCAGTTCGCCGCCAAGGGCCACAAGGTCATCGGCGCCGACGTCAACGAGAAGGTCGTCGAGCTGGTCAACGCCGGCACCGAGCCCTTCCCCGGCGAGCACGACCTGGACGTCAAGCTGAAGCAGGCCGTCGACGCCGGGCTGCTGTCCGCCACCACCGACACCGCCGCGGCCGTCGCGCAGTCCGAGGCGGTCGTGGTCGTCGTCCCGCTGTTCGTGGACGCCGAGGGCACCCCGGACTTCGGCTGGATGGACTCCGCCACCCAGGCCATCGCCAAGGGCCTCAAGCCCGGCACCCTGGTCTCGTACGAGACGACCCTGCCGGTCGGCACCACCCGCACCCGCTGGGCACCGATGCTGGAGCAGGGCTCCGGCCTCACCGCGGGCGAGGACTTCCACCTGGTGTTCTCCCCGGAGCGCGTGCTCACCGGCCGGGTCTTCGCCGATCTGCGCCGCTACCCCAAGCTGGTCGGCGGCATCGACGAGGCCTCCACCGCGCGCGGTGTGGAGTTCTACGAGCAGGTCCTGGACTTCGACGAGCGCGGCGACCTCCCGCAGCCGAACGGTGTCTGGGACCTGGGCACCGCCGAGGCCTCCGAGCTCGCGAAGCTCGCCGAGACCACCTACCGCGACGTCAACATCGGTCTGGCCAACCAGTTCGCCCGGTTCGCCGACAAGAACGGCATCGACGTCAAGAAGGTCATCGAGGCCTGCAACTCGCAGCCCTACAGCCACATCCACCAGCCCGGCATCGCCGTCGGCGGCCACTGCATCCCGATCTACCCGCGGATGTACCTGTGGAACGACCCGGAGGCGACCGTGGTGCGCTCGGCCCGCGAGGCCAACGCGGCCATGCCCGAGTACGCCGTGGACCTGCTCGCCGCCGCCTACGGCGACCTGGCGGGCGTCAACGTGCTCGTGCTCGGCGCCGCCTACCGCGGTGGTGTGAAGGAGACCGCGTTCTCCGGCGTCTTCGGGACCGTCGAGGCCCTCAAGGCCCGCGGCGCGGTGCCGTTCGTCTCCGACCCGATGTACACCGCCGAGGAGCTGGCCGCGCACGGCCTCACCCCGCACCGGGGCGAGAAGGTCACCGCCGCGGTCCTCCAGGCGGACCACGCCGAGTACCGCGAGCTGGCCGCCTCCGACCTGCCGGACGTCACCGTCCTGGTCGACGGCCGCCGCACCACCGACCCGACCCGCTGGGAGGGCGTCCGCCGCGTCGTCATCGGCGGCTGA
- a CDS encoding Gfo/Idh/MocA family protein: MTAAALRAGLIGLGSMGRHHARVLAGLDGVELVAVVDPMGDKNGWAQSAPVLSTVDELIALGIDYAVVACPTALHEEVGLKLAEAGVGALIEKPVADTVEGARRLVEAFETRGLVAGVGHIERCNPALRSLRARLEAGELGDVFQVVTRRQGPFPHRIADVGVVKDLATHDIDLTAWVTGQQYTSIAAHTVSKSGRPHEDMVSAVGKLSDGTMVSHLVNWLSPLKERFTSVTGDRGCFIADTLTADLTFYSNAAVATEWEALQAFRGVSEGDMIRYAIPKREPLLVEHELFRDAVLGKSQDICTLRQGLRTVEVAAAVIDSAKSGTTVRLDPEGVAS; the protein is encoded by the coding sequence GTGACCGCCGCCGCACTGCGGGCCGGCCTGATCGGCCTGGGCTCCATGGGACGCCACCACGCCCGCGTACTGGCCGGGCTCGACGGCGTCGAACTCGTCGCCGTCGTGGACCCCATGGGGGACAAGAACGGCTGGGCGCAGAGCGCCCCCGTGCTGTCCACCGTCGACGAGCTGATCGCGCTCGGCATCGACTACGCCGTCGTGGCCTGCCCGACCGCACTGCACGAGGAAGTCGGCCTGAAGCTGGCCGAGGCCGGCGTCGGCGCGCTGATCGAGAAGCCGGTCGCGGACACCGTCGAGGGCGCCCGCCGGCTGGTCGAGGCCTTCGAGACGCGCGGCCTGGTGGCCGGCGTGGGCCACATCGAGCGCTGCAACCCGGCCCTGCGCAGCCTGCGCGCCCGGCTGGAGGCCGGCGAGCTCGGGGACGTCTTCCAGGTCGTCACCCGCCGCCAGGGCCCCTTCCCGCACCGCATCGCCGACGTCGGCGTGGTCAAGGACCTCGCCACCCACGACATCGACCTGACGGCCTGGGTCACCGGCCAGCAGTACACGTCGATCGCGGCGCACACCGTCTCCAAGTCGGGCCGCCCGCACGAGGACATGGTCTCGGCCGTCGGCAAGCTCTCCGACGGCACGATGGTCAGCCACCTCGTCAACTGGCTGAGCCCGCTCAAGGAGCGCTTCACCTCGGTCACCGGCGACCGCGGCTGCTTCATCGCCGACACCCTCACCGCCGACCTGACGTTCTACTCCAACGCGGCCGTGGCGACCGAGTGGGAGGCCCTGCAGGCCTTCCGCGGTGTCTCCGAGGGGGACATGATCCGCTACGCGATCCCCAAGCGCGAGCCGCTCCTCGTCGAGCACGAGCTCTTCCGGGACGCGGTGCTCGGCAAGTCCCAGGACATCTGCACGCTGCGGCAGGGCCTGCGGACCGTCGAGGTCGCCGCCGCCGTCATCGACTCCGCCAAGAGCGGGACGACCGTGCGGCTGGACCCGGAGGGCGTGGCCAGTTGA
- the galE gene encoding UDP-glucose 4-epimerase GalE: MTWLITGGAGFIGSHVVKAMAEGGEHVVVLDDLSTGRAERLPAGVPLEIGTVLDRDTVDRVLRDHAVTGIVHIAGKKQVGESVEKPLHYYRENVEGLRVLLDAAVAAGVSRFLFSSSAAVYGMPDVDLVTEETPCAPINPYGETKLAGEWLVTAVGRVHPVATASLRYFNVAGAATPELADEGVFNLVPMVFERLTSGEAPRIFGDDYPTPDGTCIRDYIHVEDIASAHVAAARRLAADPEARLILNIGRGEGVSVADMVGIIQDVTGHPDVKPEVTDRRPGDPARVVASADRIRAELGWSARHEVREMVESAWAGWRLRHP; this comes from the coding sequence ATGACCTGGTTGATCACCGGCGGCGCCGGCTTCATCGGATCGCACGTGGTGAAGGCGATGGCGGAGGGCGGCGAACACGTCGTCGTCCTCGACGACCTGAGCACGGGGCGTGCCGAGCGGCTGCCCGCCGGGGTGCCGCTGGAGATCGGCACCGTCCTCGACCGCGACACCGTGGACCGCGTCCTGCGCGATCACGCCGTCACCGGCATCGTGCACATCGCGGGCAAGAAGCAGGTGGGCGAGTCCGTCGAGAAGCCGCTCCACTACTACCGGGAGAACGTCGAAGGACTCCGGGTCCTCCTCGACGCCGCGGTCGCCGCCGGGGTGAGCCGGTTCCTGTTCTCGTCCTCCGCGGCCGTGTACGGCATGCCGGACGTCGACCTGGTCACCGAGGAGACGCCGTGCGCGCCCATCAACCCGTACGGCGAGACCAAGCTCGCCGGTGAGTGGCTGGTCACGGCAGTCGGCAGGGTCCACCCCGTCGCCACCGCCTCGCTGCGCTACTTCAACGTCGCCGGCGCGGCCACGCCCGAGCTCGCCGACGAGGGCGTCTTCAACCTCGTGCCGATGGTGTTCGAGCGGCTCACGTCCGGCGAGGCGCCGCGGATCTTCGGCGACGACTACCCCACGCCGGACGGCACCTGCATCCGCGACTACATCCATGTCGAGGACATCGCCTCCGCCCATGTCGCCGCGGCCCGCAGGCTCGCCGCCGACCCGGAGGCCCGGCTGATCCTCAACATCGGCCGCGGCGAGGGCGTCTCGGTCGCCGACATGGTCGGGATCATCCAGGACGTCACCGGTCACCCGGACGTCAAGCCCGAGGTCACGGACCGCCGGCCGGGCGACCCGGCCCGGGTGGTGGCCTCCGCCGACCGCATCCGCGCGGAGCTGGGCTGGAGCGCGCGCCACGAGGTGCGGGAGATGGTCGAGTCCGCGTGGGCGGGCTGGCGGCTGCGGCACCCGTAG
- a CDS encoding glycosyltransferase family 2 protein yields the protein MTTPDVTVVVAVYNTMPYLTECLESLVNQSIGVDRLEVVAVDDGSTDDSGRELDRFAERYPGTVKVIHQPNSGGPAAPSNRALEVATGRYVYFVGSDDRLGEDALKRMVACADEHGSDVVVGKMVGTNGRYVHQALYKKSDPDVSLYDSALPFTLANTKLFRRELVERHKLRFPEDLPVGSDQPFTIEACVRARKISVLADYTYYYAVKRGDASNITYRADHLARLRCTAEIMKFTAGLIEAGPQRDAVFRRHFTWELAKLVQHDFPALDRPTQVQVCAGIAALADDYFTEPLRDAMDVRRRVRIALAQRGAVTELVRAIEEEAAAGPPPLLLEDGRAFLRYPGFRDPALALPDRLYEVIGESVPKQLAEGTGLVSARWEQQGGDLTAVLSVRVPVTGETDRAVIRLAGKAMPKSADKPGARRLPVGSELPAPAGELSRTGTDDGTGTVLTARIPVEPVRAKLGVRVYLDVAGSTYEVPVRTLDRPLPLARRWREKVPYRVSANANAKGRLVITTAPLWESSPSGERSRLRHLMSRVKRKLTR from the coding sequence TTGACCACCCCGGATGTCACCGTCGTCGTGGCCGTCTACAACACGATGCCGTACCTCACCGAGTGCCTCGAGTCGCTGGTGAACCAGAGCATCGGAGTGGACCGGCTGGAGGTCGTGGCCGTCGACGACGGCTCGACCGACGACAGCGGCCGGGAACTCGACCGCTTCGCGGAGCGGTACCCCGGCACCGTGAAGGTGATCCACCAGCCCAACTCCGGAGGCCCGGCGGCGCCCAGCAACCGGGCCCTGGAGGTGGCCACCGGCCGCTACGTGTACTTCGTCGGCTCCGACGACCGCCTCGGCGAGGACGCGCTGAAGCGCATGGTGGCCTGTGCCGACGAGCACGGCTCCGACGTCGTCGTCGGCAAGATGGTCGGCACCAACGGCCGCTACGTCCACCAGGCGCTCTACAAGAAGAGCGACCCGGACGTCAGCCTGTACGACTCGGCGCTGCCCTTCACGCTGGCCAACACCAAGTTGTTCCGGCGCGAACTGGTCGAGCGGCACAAGCTGCGCTTCCCCGAGGACCTGCCGGTCGGCAGCGACCAGCCGTTCACGATCGAGGCCTGCGTCCGGGCGCGGAAGATCTCCGTCCTCGCGGACTACACGTACTACTACGCGGTCAAGCGCGGGGACGCGAGCAACATCACCTACCGCGCCGACCACCTCGCGCGGCTGCGCTGCACCGCCGAGATCATGAAGTTCACGGCCGGGCTGATCGAGGCGGGCCCGCAGCGTGACGCGGTGTTCCGGCGCCACTTCACCTGGGAGCTCGCCAAGCTGGTCCAGCACGACTTCCCGGCACTCGACCGTCCGACGCAGGTCCAGGTCTGCGCCGGGATCGCCGCCCTCGCCGACGACTACTTCACCGAACCGCTCCGCGACGCGATGGACGTCCGGCGCCGGGTGCGGATCGCGCTGGCCCAGCGCGGCGCCGTCACCGAACTGGTGCGCGCCATCGAGGAGGAGGCCGCCGCGGGGCCCCCTCCGCTGCTGCTGGAGGACGGCCGGGCGTTCCTGCGCTACCCCGGGTTCCGCGACCCTGCCCTGGCGCTGCCGGACCGGCTGTACGAGGTGATCGGCGAGTCCGTGCCCAAGCAGCTCGCCGAGGGCACCGGGCTGGTCTCGGCGCGGTGGGAGCAGCAGGGCGGGGACCTGACCGCGGTCCTGTCCGTGCGCGTCCCCGTCACGGGCGAGACGGACCGCGCCGTGATCCGCCTCGCGGGCAAGGCGATGCCGAAGAGCGCCGACAAGCCGGGTGCCCGCAGGCTGCCGGTGGGCAGCGAGCTCCCCGCCCCGGCGGGGGAGCTGAGCCGCACCGGCACCGACGACGGCACGGGGACGGTGCTCACCGCCCGTATCCCCGTCGAGCCCGTCAGGGCCAAACTCGGCGTCCGGGTCTATCTGGACGTGGCGGGCTCGACGTACGAGGTCCCGGTGAGGACCCTGGACCGGCCGCTGCCGCTGGCCCGGCGCTGGCGCGAGAAGGTCCCGTACCGTGTCTCCGCGAACGCCAACGCCAAGGGGCGGCTCGTCATCACCACGGCTCCGCTCTGGGAGTCCTCGCCGTCCGGCGAGCGCAGCCGGCTGCGTCACCTGATGTCCCGTGTGAAGAGGAAACTGACCCGATGA